A genomic window from Equus asinus isolate D_3611 breed Donkey chromosome 25, EquAss-T2T_v2, whole genome shotgun sequence includes:
- the KLHDC9 gene encoding kelch domain-containing protein 9, giving the protein MAVAASPGGAGASGWTWRPVARDALLARAFHSCTELRGQFYLVGGILAGGAREPSSDTVVFDPAAGQAVQVGVCGGLRRSHHDSVPVGGRWLCVVGGWDGSRRVATVAALDTDRGVWEAWTAAPGNCPPAGLSSHTCTRLSDRELRVAGREGGTRTQRRYGSIYTLRLDPSARTYCYKEEGCHTVSRSGHCAALLQTPGPHAGHQLLLFGGCDSGEPEVAGHWSHGKIKEEPPVAPRLVEQLGRLVSSGQGSQQGPRGLRHHSCSVVGPFAVLFGGETLTRARDTICNDLYIYDTRKSPSLWFHFPCADHGLKRVGHRTCLWNDQLYLVGGFGEDGRTASPQVCILDLFI; this is encoded by the exons ATGGCGGTGGCGGCGTCCCCCGGTGGGGCGGGGGCCTCGGGCTGGACCTGGCGGCCGGTGGCTCGGGACGCGCTTCTTGCCCGGGCCTTCCACTCCTGCACCGAACTGCGGGGACAGTTCTATCTGGTGGGGGGTATCCTAGCCGGAGGGGCGAGAGAGCCGAGCAGTGATACGGTGGTCTTCGATCCGGCTGCGGGCCAGGCGGTGCAGGTGGGAGTCTGTGGCGGCCTGAGGCGCAGCCATCACGACTCGGTGCCCGTGGGCGGGCGCTGGCTCTGCGTGGTGGGCGGCTGGGACGGGTCGCGGCGCGTGGCCACAGTGGCTGCCCTGGACACGGACCGCGGGGTGTGGGAGGCGTGGAccgcagcccctggcaactgcccCCCTGCCGGCCTCAGTAGTCACACTTGTACCCGCCTCTCCGACCGAGAGCTGCGGGTGGCAGGCCGGGAGGGAGGGACCCGAACTCAGCGTCGCTATGGAAGCATCTACACGTTAAGGCTGGACCCCAGCGCCCGCACCTATTG CTACAAGGAAGAAGGCTGCCACACAGTCTCACGCTCAGGTCATTGTGCTGCCCTGCTCCAAACTCCTGGGCCCCACGCAGGTCACCAGCTATTGCTTTTTGGGGGTTGCGACTCAGGGGAACCAGAAGTAGCTGGGCATTGGAGTCACGGGAAGATTAAG GAGGAACCACCTGTTGCCCCCCGTTTGGTGGAACAGCTTGGAAGGCTTGTGAGCAGTGGGCAGGGGTCCCAGCAGGGGCCTCGGGGACTACGGCATCACTCATGTTCTGTGGTGGGGCCATTTGCTGTGCTGTTTGGTGGAGAAACTCTGACCAGAGCTAGAGACACCATCTGCAATGACCTCTACATCTATGATACCC GCAAGTCTCCTTCTCTGTGGTTCCACTTCCCCTGTGCAGACCATGGGCTGAAACGCGTGGGCCATCGGACCTGCCTTTGGAATGATCAGCTTTACCTGGTTGGGGGGTTTGGTGAGGATGGCAGGACAGCGAGTCCACAGGTTTGCATCCTGGACCTCTTTATCTAA
- the PFDN2 gene encoding prefoldin subunit 2 isoform X1, giving the protein MAESSGRAGKSSGSGAGKGAVSAEQVIAGFNRLRQEQRGLASKAAELEMELNEHSLVIDTLKEVDETRKCYRMVGGVLVERTVKEVLPALENNKEQIQKIIETLTQQLQAKGKELNEFREKHNIRLMGEDEKPAAKENSEGAGAKAGSAGVLVS; this is encoded by the exons ATGGCGGAGAGCAGCGGTCGCGCCGGCAAGAGCAGCGGGAGCGGCGCCGGGAAGGGGGCGGTGTCTGCAGAGCAG GTAATCGCTGGCTTCAACCGCCTTCGGCAGGAACAACGGGGCCTGGCATCCAAAGCAGCTGAGCTGGAGATGGAGTTGAATGAGCACAG CCTAGTGATCGATACGCTGAAGGAGGTAGATGAAACCCGCAAGTGCTACCGCATGGTTGGAGGAGTGCTGGTGGAGCGGACTGTCAAAGAGGTGCTGCCTGCCTTGGAGAACAACAAGGAGCAG ATACAGAAGATCATTGAGACACTGACACAGCAGCTTCAGGCAAagggaaaagaactaaatgaattCCGGGAAAAGCACAACATTCGTCTCATGGGGGAAGACGAGAAGCCAGCAGCCAAGGAAAACTCAGAAGGGGCTGGGGCTAAGGCCGGCTCAGCTGGAGTGTTGGTCTCCTAG
- the PFDN2 gene encoding prefoldin subunit 2 isoform X2: MEVIAGFNRLRQEQRGLASKAAELEMELNEHSLVIDTLKEVDETRKCYRMVGGVLVERTVKEVLPALENNKEQIQKIIETLTQQLQAKGKELNEFREKHNIRLMGEDEKPAAKENSEGAGAKAGSAGVLVS, from the exons ATGGAA GTAATCGCTGGCTTCAACCGCCTTCGGCAGGAACAACGGGGCCTGGCATCCAAAGCAGCTGAGCTGGAGATGGAGTTGAATGAGCACAG CCTAGTGATCGATACGCTGAAGGAGGTAGATGAAACCCGCAAGTGCTACCGCATGGTTGGAGGAGTGCTGGTGGAGCGGACTGTCAAAGAGGTGCTGCCTGCCTTGGAGAACAACAAGGAGCAG ATACAGAAGATCATTGAGACACTGACACAGCAGCTTCAGGCAAagggaaaagaactaaatgaattCCGGGAAAAGCACAACATTCGTCTCATGGGGGAAGACGAGAAGCCAGCAGCCAAGGAAAACTCAGAAGGGGCTGGGGCTAAGGCCGGCTCAGCTGGAGTGTTGGTCTCCTAG